Below is a window of Planctomycetes bacterium MalM25 DNA.
CCGGGCGCCGATCAGCTGCCCGGCTTCCAGGCGAATGAGCTGGTACGAAACAACGGGTTCCGCGATTTCACGGTGATCCCCAACGGCAATTTTGCGGGCCTCGTGAGCACCGACCGGTTTGCTCCCTTCGGCCAGGAGGATTGGTACCTGTTCGGCTCGGTCGATCGGGGGACGACGGTCGGCGCCTTGCGTCGCGAGGGGACCTACGACGGGCAGAACCAGCTCGAGTTGAGGTCAGCGGTCGGCGTTGATCTGGCGGGCAACCTGTTCTACGAGGCCGAGCTCGCGGCGCCCGGTGCGGAGCAGAGCCTCTGGCTGAACGACACGTTGCTGCTTGAGGAGGGGGACGTGGTCCCCGCCGGTCCGCTGATGGGTTCCACACTCGATTCTTTCACACGAACCACGCTTGCCCCCAACGGCGACGCGTACTGGGTCAGTTCGTATAGCGGCGCCTCGGGAAGCGGGGTTGCGATCTTCCGCGACCTAGTCAATTACGAGGTGCTGCTGCAGGGCGGCGATTCGATCGGCGGGGGACTGACCGCCGAACCGGAGCTGTTCTCGGGCAACTTGAGCTGGTCGGCCGAGCGGACCAACTACCTTACGAGCATCAAGGTGGCCGCGACTCCCGTGAACAACGATCCGAACTTCCTCATCGATGAGGCGGTCGCACTCAATGGCCAGGTCGTCTCGGTCGAAGGGGGCGGGGTGCTGCGTGAAGGCGACACCGTTCCCGCTGAGGCTGGGGGCTTGCCCGGAGAGACATGGGCCCCCGGCAGTCTCATGGCCGTGAACGAGGCGGGGGATTGGGCTGCGTCGTCGTCGGTTCGCATGAACGGTGTCGGCAACACGACCAGTGATATGATCGTCTATAACGGCGAGATCGTGTACCGCGATGGCGATGTTGTTGACGGCCACACCCTCAGTGGGTTGCCGCAGGACCTGTCGATCAACGATCGCGGTGACCTCGCCTTCGTCTGGGACAACAAGGCCTTCCTGAACGGCGAGATCGTCGCTGAGGTTGGAGATCTCGTCGACACCGATGACGACGGCGTCAATGACACGGCGATCATCAACCTCTTTGACCTCGATCTCACCAATCTCCCCTCCGGCGACGGCGACGGCAAACCGCTCGCCTATATGAAGGCGCGGATCGCCGGCAGCCTAGAGATCGTCGCCCGCAATGCGCTTGTCACCCTTGAGGGGGACTACAACGGCGACGGCGCCGTTAACGCCGCCGATTACACGGTGTGGCGAGACACGGAAGGCTCAACGCTGCTCCTTGGCGCCGACGGCGACCTAAGCAATACGGTCGATGCGGGTGACTTCACCGTGTGGTCCGACAGCTACGGCGGCGTGGCAGCTGCGCCTGCGGTTGGCGTCCCCGAGCCGTTGAGCCTTGGCATGGCAAGCGTTGCGTGCTTGGCACTGGGAGCTTGGCGTCCCTATCGGGTTTGAAATCCGACGCTTCAAGGCGAGGTCTCATTCGCCCTGAGTTCTACAATCTCCAGCCCACTCAGGGCGATCGGTCCTTCAGGCGAGTCGGCGGCGATCCGTAGGAGGACTGGCGCCTCGCCTGAAGCGGTCACGCGAGTCTCCGCGTAGCCGCCAGCCGCCAGGTTCGATCCGCCGTCGCCAGCGCCACCGCCGCCCGCAGCGGAGACCTGGATCTTCTTGCCGTAGGTCGGCTTGAAGCCGGCTGTAACCGGCTCCTTGTCACGCCCCGCGTCGTCGACTTGGAAGGCAAGCGGCGGCGCCTCATCACGCTCGCTCACCACGCGATGGTGCCACGTCCGCAACCGGTAGTTGCCCACGGGCAAGCCGGCGATCTCGAGTGTCGCCTCGCCGTGAGCGACGGCGGCGTCCTCGATCAGGAAGCAGAGATCACCCGGCACGCCCCACGAGCTGGTCCAGTCGAGGTCGCGCGGGCTGGTGAGCGTGATCGTGAGTTCACACGGTGTGTCGCCATCGGCGGTGGTTTCGAGGGTCGAGTCGCCCGACTCATGGGTCCACTCGGTCCAGGTTTCTTGGACGTGTTGTTCGGCGCCCCCGAGATCGACTCTTAGTCGGAGTGGCTCGAAAGGAGGGGCGATCCGGTGTGGGCCTGAACCGGGTTTGTTGAGCGTGAGCTGCGCGCTGGCGGCGCCAAGACCCTCCGCGCGAGCGGTTAGGACGATCTCGCCGGCTTCACGCCCCACACGCAGCAGCGCCGGCGCCAAGCCCCGCCGCCAGACGACCGGGTTCGCCCCGATCGAAGCGTCGCCGATGATCTCCGCCGGGCCGCCGACGGTGAACGACACGGGGGGCGTATCGCCCGGGATGACGGCGCCGTGTTGATCGACGACCGTGGCGTAGGCGTACAGCACGCTCGACCCGTCGGCGGCGCCGCCGAAGCCGTCGGTGTCGATCGTCAGTTCGAGGTGGTGGGCCGCCTCCGGGATGCGTCGGCGGTGCTCGGCGACGGGCTCTCCGTTGCTATAGCCGACCGCAACCGCCTCGCCCCGCAGCCATTCGACCGGGAAGAGCAGGGGGGGCGCCTTGAGGTGCTTGTCGCTCGTCGCCGGTTTAAGTCGTGTCCGCTCTTGGCCCGCGACCCGCAGCTCGACCTCGTCGCAGTTTGTGAAGACCGTGACGCCATCGTCTCGCTGCGCGCGGTCGTCTGGGATGTAGACCATCGGCTCGTCGGTCAGTTCGGCTTGGTACCAGTGGTAAGCCGGCTTGGGGTGGCGGAACGGGTCCCACAGCGCGGCGCTCCACACCGAGAGGTTCGGGTATTGCTTGTCACGCTTCTTGAACGAGAACCCATCGTGCGCCGCCCACAGCGCGAGACCGATCCTCGCCGGGTCCGCCTTGTAACGGGAGACGATCGCCTGGTGGCCGCGTGCGTCGATCGACCCGCTGTGCTCCATCGCGAAGAGGGGCTCTCCCTCGGGCACGCGGGCGCCACGGTAGTCCATCACCGAATAGAGGTCGGTCACACCAGAGTG
It encodes the following:
- the lacZ_2 gene encoding Beta-galactosidase gives rise to the protein MATVVLALQGVVEARAERRVENLNLDWRYHRGDAGEAAATSGYDDSAWEAAVLPHTYALTSINLDDSPDDQYQLTFHRDLSWYRRNFTCRAKAGQRVFLEFEGAHQITDLWVNGQHLGQHATGGYTPFHFEITEHVVPGENVVAVRLDNRVNEEVPPDGDRRDYILFGGLYRDVRLVVTDPLRITFPWEARDAGVRITTPSVSPRSATVTVETTVENAGPEPHACRVVTRVADPEGRVVEKLVSRPVAVEPGRTHTFVQTGGVTEGLRLWSCDDPNLYHVHTTIESGGDAIDQAVNPLGFRWFNYHPREGFLLNGEPIELIGVNRHQQIPYMGDAVPDNLHRADAIKFKRAGVNVVRLAHYPHDDEFLNACDRLGMLVAEEAPTWIEVGPPLWMDRLERATRVMIRNHRNHPSVWCWGGGVNHRGPIARLHYTAKEEDPTRITMSNSTLWTGPTHSGVTDLYSVMDYRGARVPEGEPLFAMEHSGSIDARGHQAIVSRYKADPARIGLALWAAHDGFSFKKRDKQYPNLSVWSAALWDPFRHPKPAYHWYQAELTDEPMVYIPDDRAQRDDGVTVFTNCDEVELRVAGQERTRLKPATSDKHLKAPPLLFPVEWLRGEAVAVGYSNGEPVAEHRRRIPEAAHHLELTIDTDGFGGAADGSSVLYAYATVVDQHGAVIPGDTPPVSFTVGGPAEIIGDASIGANPVVWRRGLAPALLRVGREAGEIVLTARAEGLGAASAQLTLNKPGSGPHRIAPPFEPLRLRVDLGGAEQHVQETWTEWTHESGDSTLETTADGDTPCELTITLTSPRDLDWTSSWGVPGDLCFLIEDAAVAHGEATLEIAGLPVGNYRLRTWHHRVVSERDEAPPLAFQVDDAGRDKEPVTAGFKPTYGKKIQVSAAGGGGAGDGGSNLAAGGYAETRVTASGEAPVLLRIAADSPEGPIALSGLEIVELRANETSP